A part of Agromyces protaetiae genomic DNA contains:
- a CDS encoding RNA polymerase sigma factor: MRGRKRMATKSATAAEAEAPKAAPAKRASTSAKSTTTAKTAAKPAAKTAAAAKPAAKTAAAKSTSASKTAPKTASKTPRTATAKAATRSKAKPKTDDELEDDAEVDPEELEDVAVETVEVAEVVADADEADADDEEDAAPIPTEPHPTGALVLRAADDEDEVPVYSSAITGATADPVKDYLKQIGKVALLNAAEEVELAMRIEAGLFAEEKLSHMSEPEKRTQLGRELQWVAKDGQRAKSHLLGANLRLVVSLAKRYTGRGMQFLDLIQEGNLGLIRAVEKFDYTKGFKFSTYATWWIRQAITRAMADQARTIRIPVHMVEVINKLARVQRQMLQDLGREPTPEELSRELDMTPEKVIEVQKYGREPISLHTPLGEDGDSEFGDLIEDTEAVVPADAVGFTMLQKQLESLLDSLSEREAGVIRMRFGLGDGMPKTLDQIGDTFGVTRERIRQIESKTMAKLRHPSRSQSLRDYLE; this comes from the coding sequence ATGAGAGGTCGAAAACGTATGGCAACCAAGTCCGCGACCGCCGCCGAGGCTGAGGCCCCGAAGGCTGCTCCGGCGAAGCGCGCGTCGACGTCGGCGAAGTCGACGACGACCGCGAAGACGGCGGCGAAGCCCGCCGCGAAGACTGCTGCGGCTGCGAAGCCGGCAGCGAAGACCGCTGCGGCGAAGTCGACCTCGGCTTCCAAGACCGCACCCAAGACGGCCTCGAAGACGCCCCGCACGGCGACCGCCAAGGCGGCGACGCGCTCGAAGGCGAAGCCGAAGACCGACGACGAGCTCGAGGACGACGCCGAGGTCGACCCCGAAGAGCTCGAAGACGTCGCGGTCGAGACCGTCGAGGTCGCGGAGGTCGTGGCCGATGCAGACGAAGCCGACGCCGACGACGAGGAGGACGCGGCGCCCATTCCGACGGAGCCGCACCCGACCGGTGCGCTCGTACTCCGCGCCGCCGACGACGAAGACGAGGTCCCGGTCTACTCGAGCGCCATCACGGGCGCCACGGCCGACCCCGTCAAGGACTACCTCAAGCAGATCGGCAAGGTCGCGCTCCTGAACGCGGCCGAAGAGGTCGAGCTCGCGATGCGCATCGAGGCGGGTCTGTTCGCCGAGGAGAAGCTCTCGCACATGAGCGAGCCCGAGAAGCGCACGCAACTCGGTCGCGAGCTGCAGTGGGTCGCGAAAGACGGTCAGCGTGCGAAGAGCCACCTGCTCGGCGCGAACCTGCGCCTCGTGGTCTCGCTCGCCAAGCGCTACACGGGTCGCGGCATGCAGTTCCTCGACCTCATCCAGGAGGGCAACCTGGGCCTCATCCGTGCGGTCGAGAAGTTCGACTACACGAAGGGCTTCAAGTTCTCGACCTACGCGACGTGGTGGATCCGCCAGGCGATCACGCGTGCCATGGCCGACCAGGCCCGCACGATCCGCATCCCCGTGCACATGGTCGAGGTCATCAACAAGCTCGCCCGCGTCCAGCGTCAGATGCTGCAAGACCTCGGGCGCGAACCCACCCCCGAAGAGCTCTCGCGCGAACTCGACATGACCCCCGAGAAGGTCATCGAGGTGCAGAAGTACGGCCGCGAGCCGATCTCGCTGCACACGCCCCTCGGTGAAGACGGCGACAGCGAGTTCGGCGACCTCATCGAAGACACCGAGGCGGTCGTCCCGGCCGACGCCGTGGGCTTCACGATGCTGCAGAAGCAGCTCGAGTCGCTCCTCGACTCGCTCTCCGAGCGCGAGGCGGGCGTCATCCGCATGCGCTTCGGCCTCGGCGACGGCATGCCGAAGACGCTCGACCAGATCGGCGACACCTTCGGCGTCACGCGCGAGCGCATCCGACAGATCGAGTCGAAGACGATGGCGAAGCTCCGCCACCCGTCGCGCTCGCAGTCGCTCCGCGACTACCTCGAGTAG
- a CDS encoding proteasome assembly chaperone family protein — MRDPRSLFELNPDVQVPRGLPLVAGLTGFADAGSAVSQTNEYLRSELDLITVATFDIDELLDYRARRPIILFEGDHITEYRAPGLQLELATDEIGQQFLLLTGFEPDFRWEAFTAAVLWLVERFGVSSTTWVHAIPMPVPHTRPIRVTVSGNRAELVESMSVWRPTTEAPANALHLVEVRLQELGHPTAGFVLLVPHYLADAEYPAAALAALDAISAATGRIFPTDALREQGREFLGRIDEQVSDNTELAKLVGTLEERHDAYMEGTSLRSPLTDEDGALPSADEIAAELEKFLARRRSRDDDSPAID, encoded by the coding sequence ATGCGCGATCCCCGCTCGCTCTTCGAGCTGAACCCCGACGTCCAGGTGCCCCGCGGACTCCCGCTGGTCGCCGGTCTGACGGGGTTCGCCGACGCGGGTTCCGCGGTGTCGCAGACGAACGAATACCTCCGTTCCGAGCTCGATCTCATCACCGTCGCGACCTTCGACATCGACGAGCTGCTCGACTACCGGGCGCGCCGTCCGATCATCCTCTTCGAGGGCGACCACATCACCGAGTACCGGGCTCCGGGCCTCCAGCTCGAGCTCGCGACCGACGAGATCGGGCAGCAGTTCCTCCTGCTCACGGGGTTCGAGCCCGACTTCCGCTGGGAGGCCTTCACGGCGGCGGTGCTGTGGCTCGTCGAGCGTTTCGGCGTGTCGTCGACGACGTGGGTGCATGCGATCCCCATGCCCGTGCCGCACACGCGCCCGATCCGCGTCACGGTGAGCGGCAACCGCGCCGAACTCGTCGAGTCGATGTCGGTCTGGCGCCCCACGACCGAGGCGCCCGCGAACGCGCTCCACCTCGTCGAGGTCAGGCTGCAAGAACTCGGTCATCCGACCGCGGGCTTCGTGCTCCTCGTTCCCCACTACCTCGCTGACGCCGAGTATCCGGCCGCCGCGCTCGCAGCGCTCGACGCCATCAGCGCCGCGACCGGCCGCATCTTCCCGACCGACGCGCTGCGCGAGCAGGGGCGCGAGTTCCTCGGGCGCATCGACGAGCAAGTGTCCGACAACACCGAGCTCGCGAAGCTCGTCGGCACACTCGAGGAGCGGCACGACGCCTATATGGAGGGCACGAGCCTCCGCTCACCGCTGACCGACGAAGACGGCGCGCTGCCCTCGGCCGATGAGATCGCCGCGGAGCTCGAGAAGTTCCTCGCTCGTCGTCGGAGTCGAGACGACGATTCGCCGGCGATCGACTGA
- a CDS encoding leucyl aminopeptidase, producing the protein MPTPLLTLSAAPATDSDADVLLFFATAGEAGAEVQAPEGFEWVQAAVSSLGAKGSAEELTRLPGREGAPRIVAVVGTGDQADAPSLRLAAGAALRALADVETVAVVAPASSDAQDVAAALEGAALGAYRYNAYRSEPKTGATAIAAHTPFTEADLHLDRVRAVVEAVATTKDLVNQSPDELYPEVFASLATEAAEAAGLAVRVWDDAALRADGFGGIAGVGQGSSRGPRLVRVEYAPEGADFTLALVGKGITFDSGGLSLKPGASMIGMKGDMAGAAAVLQSTLAVAKLGAPVKIVAWLCLAENLPSGTAIRPNDVLRMYGGKTVEVLNTDAEGRLVMADALVAASEEQPDAIIDVATLTGAQLVALGTRISGLMGDTTLVDRVRSAADAVDEAVWPMPLPAHLKSLLKSEVADLANTKLGQVTPGMLLAGVFLREFVGRREGEDAERIPWAHLDIAGPADNTGAGWGFTGSGATGAAVRTLVQLGEDLAAK; encoded by the coding sequence ATGCCGACTCCCCTGCTCACCCTGTCCGCCGCGCCCGCAACCGACTCCGATGCCGACGTCCTCCTCTTCTTCGCGACCGCCGGCGAAGCCGGTGCAGAGGTCCAGGCGCCCGAGGGTTTCGAGTGGGTGCAAGCCGCAGTCTCCTCGCTCGGCGCGAAGGGCTCGGCCGAGGAACTGACGCGGCTCCCAGGCCGCGAGGGCGCACCGCGCATCGTCGCGGTCGTCGGTACGGGCGACCAAGCGGATGCCCCGAGCCTCCGCCTCGCGGCCGGCGCGGCGCTGCGTGCGCTCGCCGACGTCGAGACCGTTGCCGTCGTCGCCCCCGCGTCGTCCGACGCTCAGGACGTCGCCGCTGCGCTCGAGGGCGCCGCTCTCGGCGCGTACCGCTATAACGCCTACCGGTCCGAGCCGAAGACCGGCGCGACCGCGATCGCCGCCCACACCCCGTTCACGGAGGCCGATCTGCACCTCGACCGGGTGCGCGCCGTCGTCGAGGCCGTCGCGACCACGAAGGACCTCGTCAACCAGTCCCCCGACGAGCTCTACCCCGAGGTCTTCGCCTCGCTCGCGACCGAAGCCGCCGAGGCCGCGGGGCTCGCCGTGAGGGTCTGGGACGACGCGGCGCTCCGCGCCGACGGGTTCGGCGGCATCGCGGGCGTCGGCCAGGGATCCTCGCGCGGACCTCGGCTCGTGCGCGTCGAGTACGCACCCGAGGGCGCCGACTTCACCCTCGCCCTCGTCGGCAAGGGCATCACGTTCGATTCGGGCGGACTCTCGCTCAAGCCCGGCGCGTCGATGATCGGCATGAAGGGCGACATGGCGGGCGCCGCCGCGGTGCTCCAGTCGACGCTCGCGGTTGCGAAGCTCGGCGCACCCGTGAAGATCGTCGCCTGGCTGTGCCTCGCCGAGAACCTCCCATCGGGCACCGCCATCCGACCGAACGACGTGCTCCGCATGTACGGCGGCAAGACCGTCGAGGTGCTGAACACCGACGCCGAGGGCCGACTCGTCATGGCCGACGCGCTCGTCGCCGCGAGCGAGGAGCAGCCGGACGCGATCATCGACGTCGCGACCCTCACGGGCGCTCAGCTCGTCGCGCTCGGCACCCGCATCTCGGGGCTCATGGGCGACACGACCCTCGTCGACCGCGTGCGCTCCGCCGCCGACGCCGTCGACGAAGCCGTCTGGCCGATGCCGCTCCCCGCGCACCTGAAGTCGCTCCTGAAGTCGGAGGTCGCGGACCTCGCGAACACGAAACTCGGTCAGGTGACCCCAGGGATGCTCCTCGCCGGCGTGTTCCTCCGCGAGTTCGTCGGCCGTCGCGAAGGCGAGGACGCCGAGCGGATCCCGTGGGCGCACCTCGACATCGCGGGCCCCGCCGACAACACCGGCGCGGGCTGGGGATTCACCGGCTCGGGCGCCACCGGCGCGGCCGTCCGGACGCTTGTGCAGTTGGGCGAGGACCTCGCCGCCAAGTAG
- the lpdA gene encoding dihydrolipoyl dehydrogenase, translating into MSEQNFDLVVLGGGSGGYAAALRAVELGSTVALIEKDKLGGTCLHRGCIPTKALLHAAEVADSSRESAKFGVRSTFEGIDVAAVTSYREGIVSSKWKGLQGLIKARGITVVEGEGRLVAPNAVQVGDTRYVGKNIVLATGSYSRSLPGLEIGGRVITSEQALELDFVPNKVAVLGGGVIGVEFASVWKSFGADVTIIEALPHLVPNEEESISKQLERAFRKRGIEYKLGVRFQSVVQNDQGVVVTLENGETVEAELLLVAVGRGPVTAGLGYEEAGVTIDRGFVITDERLRTSVPGIYAVGDIVPGLQLAHRGFQQGIFVAEEIAGLNPIVVEDVNIPKVTYCEPEVASVGYTEAKAAEKFGADQVSSYDYNLAGNGKSHILETSGSIKVVRLNDGPIVGVHMIGARVGELIGEAQLAVNWEAYPEDVAPFIHAHPTQNEALGEAFLKLAGKPLHAL; encoded by the coding sequence TTGTCCGAGCAGAACTTTGACCTGGTCGTCCTCGGAGGCGGCAGCGGCGGGTACGCGGCGGCGCTTCGCGCCGTCGAACTGGGCTCGACCGTCGCCCTGATCGAGAAGGACAAGCTCGGCGGCACCTGCCTCCACCGCGGCTGCATCCCGACCAAGGCGCTGCTCCACGCGGCCGAGGTCGCCGACAGCTCGCGAGAGTCCGCCAAGTTCGGCGTTCGTTCGACGTTCGAGGGCATCGACGTCGCGGCCGTCACGAGCTACCGCGAGGGCATCGTCTCGAGCAAGTGGAAGGGCCTGCAGGGCCTCATCAAGGCACGCGGCATCACCGTCGTCGAGGGCGAGGGCCGTCTCGTCGCCCCGAACGCCGTGCAGGTCGGCGACACCCGCTACGTCGGCAAGAACATCGTCCTCGCGACCGGTTCGTACTCGCGCTCGCTCCCCGGCCTCGAGATCGGCGGTCGCGTGATCACGAGCGAGCAGGCACTCGAGCTCGACTTCGTCCCGAACAAGGTCGCCGTCCTCGGCGGCGGCGTCATCGGCGTCGAGTTCGCGAGCGTCTGGAAGTCGTTCGGCGCCGACGTCACGATCATCGAAGCGCTCCCCCACCTCGTCCCCAACGAGGAGGAGTCGATCTCGAAGCAGCTCGAGCGCGCCTTCCGCAAGCGCGGCATCGAGTACAAGCTCGGCGTCCGCTTCCAGAGCGTCGTCCAGAACGACCAGGGCGTCGTCGTGACGCTCGAGAACGGCGAGACCGTCGAGGCCGAGCTCCTGCTCGTCGCCGTCGGCCGCGGCCCCGTGACCGCGGGCCTCGGCTACGAAGAGGCCGGCGTCACGATCGACCGCGGCTTCGTCATCACCGACGAGCGCCTCCGCACCTCGGTGCCCGGCATCTACGCCGTCGGCGACATCGTCCCCGGCCTCCAGCTCGCGCACCGCGGGTTCCAGCAGGGCATCTTCGTCGCCGAAGAGATCGCGGGCCTGAACCCGATCGTCGTCGAAGACGTGAACATCCCCAAGGTCACCTACTGCGAGCCCGAGGTCGCTTCGGTCGGCTACACCGAGGCGAAGGCCGCCGAGAAGTTCGGCGCCGACCAGGTCTCGTCGTACGACTACAACCTCGCGGGCAACGGCAAGAGCCACATCCTCGAGACGAGCGGCTCGATCAAGGTGGTCCGCCTCAACGACGGCCCCATCGTCGGCGTCCACATGATCGGCGCCCGCGTCGGCGAGCTCATCGGCGAAGCCCAGCTCGCCGTCAACTGGGAGGCGTACCCCGAGGACGTCGCTCCCTTCATCCACGCGCACCCCACGCAGAACGAGGCCCTCGGCGAGGCGTTCCTCAAGCTCGCGGGCAAGCCGCTCCACGCGCTCTGA
- the sucB gene encoding 2-oxoglutarate dehydrogenase, E2 component, dihydrolipoamide succinyltransferase has protein sequence MSVSVSLPALGESVTEGTVTRWLKNVGDRVEVDEPLLEVSTDKVDTEIPSPVAGVIEAILVQEDETVEVGAPLVTIGDGSAEAAPAAPEAPAAAPAPAPAPVVEAPAAPAPAPVVEAPAAPTAPAPAPVVEAPAAPATPAPVAAPPAAPAPAPVVEAPAAPAAPAPAPAAPVVAPPAAAAPAPVVEAPAAPAAPVAEAPSAGAHAGGSGYVTPIVRKLANEQGVDLTSVTGTGVGGRIRKQDVLAAQPAAAAPAAAARPVLETSPLRGTTVPMTRLRKVVAERAVVSMTSTAQLTSVVEVDVTKVARLRDKVKGDFLAKTGNKLSFLPFFALAAAEALRAYPIINSTVDGDSIVYPAQENISIAVDTERGLLTPVVRDASSLDIAGLAAQIADLAERTRNNQLKPDELSGGTFTLTNTGSRGALFDTPVVFLPQSAILGTGIVVKRPVVLSQDGQDTIAIRSMVYLALSYDHRIIDGADAARFLTAVKDRLESGDFEGDLGI, from the coding sequence ATGAGCGTATCCGTCAGCCTCCCGGCACTCGGTGAGAGTGTCACTGAAGGCACGGTCACCCGCTGGCTCAAGAACGTCGGCGACCGTGTCGAGGTCGACGAGCCTCTGCTCGAGGTCTCGACCGACAAGGTCGACACCGAGATCCCGTCGCCGGTCGCCGGTGTCATCGAGGCGATCCTCGTCCAAGAAGACGAGACCGTCGAGGTCGGTGCACCGCTCGTGACCATCGGCGACGGGTCGGCCGAGGCCGCTCCCGCCGCGCCCGAGGCACCTGCCGCCGCTCCGGCCCCGGCACCGGCTCCCGTCGTCGAGGCGCCTGCCGCACCGGCACCCGCCCCGGTGGTCGAGGCTCCAGCCGCGCCCACCGCACCGGCGCCGGCCCCCGTCGTCGAAGCACCGGCTGCCCCCGCGACACCGGCTCCCGTCGCCGCACCGCCCGCAGCGCCCGCTCCGGCACCCGTGGTCGAGGCCCCGGCCGCACCCGCCGCCCCGGCGCCTGCACCCGCCGCTCCCGTCGTGGCACCGCCGGCCGCGGCCGCTCCGGCGCCCGTGGTCGAGGCTCCGGCCGCACCCGCTGCTCCGGTCGCCGAGGCTCCCTCCGCGGGCGCGCACGCCGGCGGCTCGGGCTACGTGACGCCGATCGTCCGCAAGCTCGCGAACGAGCAGGGCGTCGACCTCACGAGCGTCACCGGCACCGGTGTCGGCGGCCGCATCCGCAAGCAGGACGTGCTCGCCGCACAGCCGGCCGCCGCCGCACCCGCGGCGGCTGCGCGTCCCGTGCTCGAGACGTCGCCGCTCCGCGGCACGACCGTCCCGATGACGCGCCTCCGCAAGGTCGTCGCCGAGCGCGCCGTCGTCTCGATGACCTCGACCGCGCAGCTCACCTCGGTCGTCGAGGTCGACGTGACGAAGGTCGCCCGTCTCCGCGACAAGGTGAAGGGCGACTTCCTCGCGAAGACGGGCAACAAGCTCTCGTTCCTGCCGTTCTTCGCACTCGCCGCCGCCGAGGCGCTCCGCGCCTACCCGATCATCAACTCGACGGTCGACGGCGACTCCATCGTCTACCCCGCGCAGGAGAACATCTCGATCGCGGTCGACACCGAGCGCGGCCTTCTCACCCCCGTCGTCCGTGACGCGAGTTCGCTCGACATCGCGGGCCTCGCGGCGCAGATCGCCGACTTGGCCGAGCGCACGCGCAACAACCAGCTCAAGCCCGACGAGCTCTCGGGCGGCACGTTCACGCTGACCAACACCGGTTCGCGCGGCGCGCTCTTCGACACGCCCGTCGTGTTCCTCCCGCAGTCGGCGATCCTCGGCACGGGAATCGTCGTGAAGCGCCCGGTCGTGCTCTCGCAGGACGGCCAGGACACGATCGCGATCCGTTCGATGGTCTACCTCGCCCTGTCGTACGACCACCGCATCATCGACGGCGCCGACGCCGCCCGCTTCCTCACCGCGGTCAAGGACCGCCTCGAGAGCGGCGATTTCGAGGGCGACCTCGGCATCTAG
- the lipB gene encoding lipoyl(octanoyl) transferase LipB encodes MLDYVDTGLSANSVPYLEGLSLQRAVHRAVVAGERPDTVILLEHDSVYTAGKRTAPDERPVDGTPVIDVDRGGKITWHGPGQLVGYPIVRLGEPIDVVGYVRRLEAVLIDLLAEFDIVGRRVEGRSGVWVGDGVDEKIAAIGIRVEGGVTMHGFALNCSNSLEPYDRIVACGIRDAGVTTMSRVLGRDIHPADVAAPLRRLLDAELATIRATEAALA; translated from the coding sequence ATGCTCGACTACGTCGACACGGGGCTAAGCGCCAACTCCGTGCCGTATCTCGAGGGACTCTCCCTCCAGCGCGCCGTCCATCGGGCGGTCGTCGCGGGCGAACGCCCCGACACCGTCATCCTCCTCGAACACGATTCGGTCTACACGGCGGGCAAACGCACCGCCCCCGACGAACGGCCCGTCGACGGCACTCCCGTCATCGACGTCGACCGCGGCGGCAAGATCACGTGGCACGGTCCCGGACAGTTGGTCGGGTATCCCATCGTGCGTCTCGGCGAACCGATCGATGTCGTCGGCTACGTCCGTCGGCTCGAGGCCGTGCTCATCGACCTCCTCGCCGAGTTCGACATCGTCGGCCGACGGGTGGAAGGCCGATCGGGCGTGTGGGTCGGCGACGGCGTCGACGAGAAGATCGCCGCGATCGGCATCCGCGTCGAAGGCGGCGTCACGATGCACGGCTTCGCCCTCAACTGCTCGAACTCGCTCGAACCCTACGATCGCATCGTCGCGTGCGGTATCCGCGACGCGGGCGTCACGACCATGAGCAGGGTGCTCGGTCGGGACATCCACCCCGCCGACGTCGCAGCGCCGCTGCGACGCCTCCTCGACGCCGAACTCGCGACGATTCGAGCGACCGAGGCGGCTCTCGCGTGA
- the lipA gene encoding lipoyl synthase yields the protein MSTAPDGRRMLRLEVRNAQTPIERKPEWIKTRAKMGPEYRSLQTLVKSEELHTVCQEAGCPNIYECWEDREATFLIGGSQCTRRCDFCQIDTGKPADYDTDEPRRVAESVQRMQLRYATVTCVARDDLPDGGAWLNAETVRQIHAVNPGTGVELLATDFNGEPALLGEVFGSRPEVFAHNVETVPRIFKRIRPAFRYERSLDVLTQARAAGLITKSNLILGMGEERDEVSQALRDLHDAGTDIITITQYLRPSPRHLPVARWVRPEEFIELKAEAEAIGFLGVLAGPLVRSSYRAGRLWAQSMQAKGRPIPVGLEHLADVSLGFAQAVG from the coding sequence GTGAGCACGGCGCCCGACGGCCGGCGGATGCTCCGGCTGGAAGTCCGCAACGCCCAGACGCCCATCGAGCGCAAGCCCGAGTGGATCAAGACTCGCGCGAAGATGGGGCCCGAGTACCGGTCGCTCCAGACGCTCGTGAAGTCCGAGGAGCTGCACACGGTCTGCCAAGAGGCCGGATGCCCCAACATCTACGAGTGCTGGGAGGACCGCGAGGCGACCTTCCTCATCGGCGGCTCGCAGTGCACGCGCCGCTGCGACTTCTGCCAGATCGATACGGGCAAACCCGCCGACTACGACACGGACGAGCCGCGCCGGGTCGCCGAGAGCGTGCAGCGCATGCAGTTGCGCTACGCCACGGTCACCTGCGTCGCGCGCGACGACCTGCCCGACGGCGGCGCATGGCTCAACGCCGAGACGGTGCGGCAGATCCACGCCGTCAACCCGGGCACCGGCGTCGAACTGCTCGCCACCGACTTCAACGGCGAGCCCGCCCTGCTCGGCGAGGTGTTCGGCAGCCGCCCCGAGGTCTTCGCGCACAACGTCGAGACCGTGCCGCGCATCTTCAAGCGCATCAGGCCCGCGTTCCGCTACGAGCGCTCGCTCGACGTGCTGACGCAGGCGCGTGCGGCCGGACTCATCACGAAGTCGAACCTCATCCTCGGCATGGGCGAGGAGCGCGATGAGGTTTCGCAGGCGCTCCGAGATCTGCACGACGCCGGCACCGACATCATCACGATCACGCAGTATCTGCGGCCGAGCCCGCGGCACCTGCCGGTCGCGCGCTGGGTGCGTCCCGAGGAGTTCATCGAGCTCAAGGCGGAGGCTGAGGCGATCGGGTTCCTCGGTGTACTCGCCGGTCCGCTCGTTCGGTCGTCGTATCGTGCCGGGCGCCTGTGGGCGCAGTCGATGCAGGCGAAAGGCCGCCCGATCCCGGTCGGGCTCGAACATCTGGCGGATGTCTCGCTGGGCTTCGCCCAGGCCGTCGGCTGA
- a CDS encoding DUF4191 domain-containing protein encodes MARDKSAQKEPGRFKQMWQVFQMTRRYDPSAQWLMLLGFLAPVVVTIVLALWLSEGNGLTMALWIIAGVLAGLLLVLIILGRRAERAAYSQIDGQPGAVGAVLRSGLRGSWIGNEMPVAVNGKTQDAVYRAVGRGGVVLIGEGDAGRVERMLKDEERKVSRVLPNVPIRLLTVGHGEGSVELHRLSAALRKTKRSLTKPEVQAVSNRLNSLQSSLPIPKGIDPMKARAQRGRMR; translated from the coding sequence ATGGCACGCGACAAGTCCGCCCAGAAGGAGCCCGGCCGCTTCAAGCAGATGTGGCAGGTCTTCCAGATGACCCGCCGCTACGACCCCTCGGCGCAGTGGCTCATGCTCCTCGGCTTCCTCGCGCCCGTCGTCGTCACGATCGTGCTCGCCCTGTGGCTCAGCGAGGGCAACGGCCTCACGATGGCGCTCTGGATCATTGCGGGCGTGCTCGCCGGCCTCCTCCTCGTGCTCATCATCCTCGGCCGTCGCGCGGAGCGCGCGGCCTACTCGCAGATCGACGGTCAGCCCGGCGCGGTCGGCGCGGTGCTCCGCAGCGGCCTGCGCGGCAGCTGGATCGGCAATGAGATGCCCGTCGCCGTCAACGGCAAGACGCAAGACGCCGTCTACCGCGCCGTGGGCCGCGGCGGCGTCGTGCTCATCGGCGAAGGCGACGCAGGGCGTGTCGAGCGCATGCTCAAAGACGAGGAGCGCAAGGTCTCGCGCGTCCTTCCCAACGTGCCGATCCGACTCCTCACGGTCGGCCACGGCGAGGGCTCCGTCGAACTCCACCGTCTCTCGGCGGCGCTCCGCAAGACGAAGCGGTCCCTCACGAAGCCCGAGGTGCAGGCCGTGTCGAACCGCCTCAACTCGCTCCAGTCGTCGCTTCCCATTCCGAAGGGCATCGACCCCATGAAGGCGCGCGCACAGCGCGGTCGCATGCGCTGA
- a CDS encoding RDD family protein, producing MPDAKPTTFGDLEPSRWPGERLGLPESGSRSVARVGRRIGALAIDWAAALLIAMLFAPYSTLEHSWATLGVFAVMQIVFIPTIGGSVGHRICGMHLVPISGGWIGLWRPLVRTLLLVIVVPALVWDSDQRGFHDKVAGTVLIRA from the coding sequence GTGCCCGACGCGAAACCGACCACCTTCGGAGACCTCGAACCCAGCCGTTGGCCGGGGGAGCGGCTCGGCCTTCCCGAGTCCGGGAGCCGCTCGGTCGCCCGTGTCGGGCGACGCATCGGCGCGCTCGCGATCGACTGGGCGGCCGCACTGCTCATCGCGATGCTCTTCGCTCCGTACAGCACGCTCGAGCACTCGTGGGCGACGCTCGGTGTCTTCGCCGTCATGCAGATCGTCTTCATCCCCACGATCGGCGGCAGCGTCGGCCACCGGATCTGCGGCATGCACCTCGTGCCGATCAGCGGGGGATGGATCGGTCTCTGGCGACCCCTCGTGCGTACGCTTCTCCTCGTGATCGTCGTCCCGGCGCTCGTGTGGGACAGCGACCAGCGGGGCTTCCACGACAAGGTCGCCGGCACGGTGCTCATCCGCGCATAG